One genomic window of Anaerofustis stercorihominis DSM 17244 includes the following:
- a CDS encoding GerMN domain-containing protein: MKKLIKLLLLVGIIALSYITIKEPQLTAKVQQTVSSYIKKETKTEQADITVYFKNAEGYVVPITRKVNKEQATFDNVLNLMADNEENGKVASKNGLLPAVVSGSIKSVQVDGTTAKVSLNEKSAQFVDKSDETAFVTSIVYALTEYKDVDSVMFDLSSSDTLPFGTEMNKLYYRENINKIKYSKLAKSKQTMYLAKKCDNVYNYIPYSVYNRKSNISLKEALNIHFNLCSDTKFSSLIFADNAKLKEILIKGDSVYIHLSKEFEKMDKAMLNMYKNSVSLTVKENSDSIEKVRFIIDQNEENNGIMETVLIKDYSNQERK, from the coding sequence ATGAAAAAATTAATAAAACTATTATTATTGGTCGGGATAATAGCGTTGAGTTACATAACGATAAAAGAACCTCAGCTGACGGCAAAAGTACAGCAGACAGTGAGTAGTTACATAAAAAAAGAAACCAAAACGGAACAGGCAGATATTACGGTCTACTTTAAAAATGCAGAAGGATATGTAGTACCGATAACCAGAAAAGTAAATAAAGAACAGGCTACATTCGATAATGTTCTTAACTTAATGGCGGATAACGAAGAAAACGGTAAAGTTGCTTCTAAAAACGGACTCCTTCCCGCAGTGGTTTCGGGGAGTATAAAGAGCGTCCAGGTAGACGGAACGACTGCAAAGGTAAGTTTAAATGAAAAATCAGCACAGTTCGTGGATAAAAGTGATGAGACTGCATTTGTAACATCCATAGTATATGCTCTTACCGAATATAAAGATGTAGACAGTGTAATGTTTGACTTATCTTCCTCGGATACGCTTCCTTTCGGGACTGAAATGAACAAGCTTTATTACAGGGAAAATATAAATAAAATAAAATATTCCAAGCTTGCAAAATCAAAACAAACCATGTATCTGGCGAAGAAATGTGACAATGTGTATAACTATATACCTTACAGCGTATATAACAGAAAAAGCAATATAAGTTTAAAAGAAGCACTTAACATACATTTCAATCTTTGTTCGGATACAAAATTTTCAAGCTTGATATTTGCAGATAATGCAAAACTCAAGGAAATACTTATCAAAGGAGACAGCGTTTATATCCATTTAAGCAAAGAATTCGAAAAAATGGATAAGGCAATGTTAAACATGTATAAAAACAGCGTTTCACTGACAGTAAAAGAAAATTCCGATTCTATTGAAAAAGTTCGCTTTATAATAGACCAAAACGAAGAAAATAATGGTATAATGGAAACTGTACTTATTAAAGATTATTCAAATCAAGAAAGAAAATAG
- the rph gene encoding ribonuclease PH has product MVRSDNRKFDEKREVKITRNYTMYPDGCVLIESGNTKVICSAFIENRVPPFLRGEGTGWITCEYSMLPSSTQTRKQRDINRLKLDGRSSEIQRLIGRSLRSVVDLSILGEKTIMIDCDVIQADGGTRVASITGAFVALYDALSKMVEKGEIERLPLTSFLAAISVGIVENEPLLDLCYIEDSNAIADMNVVMNEYGEFIELGMTGEKRPIKEEELNKLLILAKKGIKELIEIQKEVLGFNN; this is encoded by the coding sequence ATGGTAAGATCAGATAACAGAAAATTTGATGAAAAAAGAGAAGTAAAAATCACGAGAAATTATACCATGTATCCAGACGGATGCGTTTTGATAGAATCAGGAAATACGAAAGTAATATGCTCTGCATTTATAGAAAACAGAGTTCCTCCGTTTTTAAGAGGAGAAGGAACCGGTTGGATAACATGTGAATATTCGATGCTTCCATCTTCCACTCAAACGAGGAAACAAAGAGACATCAACAGATTAAAACTGGACGGAAGAAGCTCTGAAATTCAAAGGCTAATAGGAAGAAGCTTAAGAAGTGTTGTAGACTTATCTATCTTAGGCGAAAAGACGATAATGATAGACTGCGACGTGATACAAGCCGACGGAGGTACGAGAGTTGCAAGTATCACAGGAGCATTCGTTGCCCTTTACGATGCTCTTTCAAAAATGGTTGAAAAGGGAGAAATAGAAAGATTACCTCTTACTTCGTTCCTTGCTGCAATAAGCGTAGGTATAGTGGAAAATGAACCTCTATTAGACTTATGTTACATAGAAGATTCCAACGCCATAGCGGACATGAACGTCGTAATGAACGAGTACGGAGAATTTATAGAACTAGGTATGACAGGAGAAAAGAGACCTATAAAAGAAGAAGAGCTAAATAAGCTCCTTATACTTGCAAAAAAGGGAATAAAAGAACTCATAGAAATTCAAAAAGAAGTATTGGGATTTAATAATTAG
- a CDS encoding XTP/dITP diphosphatase, giving the protein MKEVIIASANKHKLDEIKSILKDYKVISMAEAGFFDDIVEDGATFEENALIKAKAIHEKTGKLVLGDDSGLMVEYLNGEPGIYSARYAGEEKSDRKNNEKLLKALEGTERQDRSAKFVCTVGICYEDGTTETVRGEVKGIIGTEETGSGGFGYDPLFYIEELDKTYAELTFDEKNMVSHRRKAFTKAKEILDKKLK; this is encoded by the coding sequence ATGAAAGAAGTAATAATAGCATCTGCAAACAAACATAAATTAGATGAAATAAAAAGTATTTTAAAGGATTATAAAGTAATAAGCATGGCGGAAGCCGGATTTTTTGACGATATAGTGGAAGACGGGGCAACATTTGAAGAAAATGCACTTATCAAGGCAAAAGCGATACATGAAAAAACAGGCAAGCTTGTACTCGGTGACGATTCAGGCTTGATGGTAGAATATTTAAACGGTGAACCGGGCATATATTCCGCAAGGTACGCCGGAGAAGAAAAAAGCGATAGAAAAAACAACGAAAAACTTCTCAAAGCATTAGAGGGAACAGAAAGACAAGACAGAAGTGCAAAGTTCGTATGTACAGTAGGTATATGCTATGAAGACGGGACTACCGAGACGGTAAGAGGCGAGGTAAAAGGTATTATCGGGACCGAAGAAACAGGAAGCGGAGGATTTGGATACGACCCTCTTTTCTATATCGAAGAACTGGATAAGACTTATGCCGAGCTTACTTTTGATGAAAAAAACATGGTAAGCCACAGAAGAAAAGCTTTTACAAAAGCAAAAGAAATCTTGGATAAAAAGTTAAAATAG
- a CDS encoding YfcE family phosphodiesterase, with amino-acid sequence MDKILIISDTHGDIKTLEKIIKKEKNYSYIIHLGDHHFDLDEVDIDYENVNVLRVRGNCDFMKEKEDLVFTLHGKKIFMTHGHYYGVKNSFTNIFYKADEIGADIVLFGHTHEALNEKISDIHLFNPGSLSSMRSFGKISYGIMTIDEKGNYKLYHKTV; translated from the coding sequence ATGGATAAGATACTTATAATAAGCGATACACACGGAGACATAAAAACGTTGGAAAAAATAATAAAGAAAGAAAAGAACTATTCTTATATAATACATTTGGGAGATCACCACTTTGATTTGGACGAAGTTGATATTGATTACGAAAATGTGAATGTCCTCAGAGTAAGAGGTAACTGTGATTTCATGAAAGAAAAGGAAGATTTGGTATTTACTCTTCACGGCAAAAAAATATTCATGACACACGGACATTACTACGGAGTAAAGAATTCTTTTACAAATATATTCTATAAAGCAGACGAGATAGGAGCTGATATAGTATTGTTCGGACATACTCACGAAGCTTTGAATGAGAAAATCAGCGATATACATCTATTTAACCCCGGAAGTTTAAGCAGCATGAGAAGCTTCGGCAAAATAAGCTATGGAATAATGACGATAGACGAAAAGGGTAATTATAAACTATACCATAAGACTGTTTAG
- a CDS encoding CPBP family intramembrane glutamic endopeptidase: MKQDNIIKKIWLCIYPLIFWAVNQFVAGFLFQLYFLIDMTNKGKVNLVTTQSLTEFTSENIVLILLITSVINILFFAFMLKRNNKLNIGLNCEEGKIPYIISLIIMGISFFMFSSGIIDMFDLTKYSDSYDTIINSLSSGGVIFNIIAVGIVAPVSEELMIRGVIYNNLKKYIKPALAVFIQAFLFGIMHMNIIQSTYAIFAGLILGYIYEKSGSLLVSSIFHISFNISNHLFSIPLLSDIAEIPLLMLITGVILLIYTFKYFNKKSFYN; this comes from the coding sequence ATGAAGCAGGATAATATAATAAAAAAAATATGGTTATGCATATATCCTTTGATATTTTGGGCAGTCAATCAATTTGTTGCGGGCTTTTTATTTCAGTTGTATTTCCTTATTGATATGACAAATAAGGGAAAAGTAAATTTGGTCACGACACAAAGCCTTACTGAATTCACAAGCGAAAATATTGTTTTGATACTACTCATAACATCTGTTATCAATATATTATTCTTTGCTTTTATGCTAAAGAGGAACAATAAGTTAAATATAGGCTTAAACTGCGAAGAAGGTAAAATCCCTTATATAATTTCTCTGATAATAATGGGGATAAGCTTCTTTATGTTCTCTTCGGGAATAATAGATATGTTTGATTTAACAAAATACTCCGATAGCTACGATACAATAATAAATTCTCTCTCATCGGGAGGAGTAATATTTAATATTATTGCGGTAGGAATAGTCGCCCCCGTAAGCGAAGAACTTATGATAAGAGGCGTCATTTACAATAATTTAAAAAAGTATATAAAGCCTGCTTTAGCAGTATTCATTCAAGCATTCTTATTTGGCATAATGCATATGAACATCATTCAAAGCACTTATGCAATCTTTGCGGGATTGATACTGGGATATATTTATGAAAAATCGGGAAGCTTGCTCGTTTCTTCCATATTTCACATAAGCTTTAATATATCAAATCATTTGTTCTCAATACCACTGTTATCCGATATAGCTGAGATACCGCTTTTGATGTTGATAACAGGAGTAATATTACTTATATATACATTTAAATATTTTAATAAAAAATCATTTTACAATTAG
- a CDS encoding GH25 family lysozyme: MKEKLTKILAVCFSFIMCISAVTVVSAASEHKGIDVSVWQEDINFREVKDDGIDYVYIRAGEGTTLVDSKFDRNYRDARREGMKLGFYHYVTARDTREAKDQAHFFYSLIKDKRQDLRPAMDFEQLTGLSKKEANDIARVYMDTLEKLMKIKPAFYSNAYDCESVWEEDLTKYPLWVADYGVERPYSIGHWKAWSGFQYSSRGSVRGIHGHTDMDRFKDELLITDKEKEDANCTKDGYLSYTVKEGETLRDIARKFDTTTRKLIKLNHLELIHPGEKLIIRK; encoded by the coding sequence ATGAAAGAGAAGTTAACAAAAATTTTAGCAGTGTGTTTCTCATTTATAATGTGCATTTCTGCCGTTACGGTAGTCTCGGCTGCCAGCGAACACAAAGGTATAGATGTAAGTGTTTGGCAGGAAGATATCAATTTTAGAGAAGTAAAAGACGATGGTATAGACTATGTATATATAAGAGCCGGAGAAGGCACTACACTGGTAGACTCCAAGTTCGACAGGAACTACCGCGATGCAAGAAGAGAAGGCATGAAGTTGGGCTTTTACCATTATGTGACGGCAAGGGATACAAGAGAAGCAAAAGACCAGGCACATTTCTTTTATTCTCTTATAAAAGATAAGAGGCAGGATCTGAGACCCGCGATGGATTTTGAACAGCTAACGGGACTAAGCAAAAAAGAAGCAAACGATATAGCAAGAGTGTATATGGATACTTTGGAAAAATTAATGAAAATCAAACCAGCATTTTACTCAAATGCATATGACTGCGAGAGCGTATGGGAAGAAGATTTGACTAAGTACCCTCTTTGGGTAGCAGACTACGGAGTAGAAAGACCTTATTCCATAGGTCACTGGAAAGCCTGGTCGGGATTTCAATATTCGAGCAGAGGAAGCGTGCGGGGAATACACGGACACACTGATATGGATAGATTTAAAGATGAATTACTGATAACGGATAAAGAAAAAGAAGATGCAAACTGTACTAAAGACGGATATTTAAGTTATACGGTCAAAGAAGGCGAAACACTCAGAGATATAGCAAGAAAATTTGACACTACGACAAGAAAACTGATAAAACTAAATCACTTGGAACTTATACATCCGGGAGAAAAGCTTATAATCAGAAAATAA